The Tachyglossus aculeatus isolate mTacAcu1 chromosome X5, mTacAcu1.pri, whole genome shotgun sequence genomic sequence ggGCACGCCAGCAGACgaggagcggagccgggattagaacccaggaccgcccgtgctctatccacggtaccacgctgcttcctcggtCCAGTATCTGGCCCCCAGTGagcgcttagcgaataccaccgttgttcttcattcattcattcaatcgtatttactgagcgcttactgtgtgcaggagcactgtactgagcgcttgggaagtccaaagttgGCCATTTTTATTCTGACCATTGAATGCTTGCTGGGCGCGCCCTCCTAGAGGGTCCGACACACCTCCCCAGGAGGGGCGGATTTTCTGGAGACCCCCAGGGagaaaggggttggggagggtctgttacttagtacagtgctctgcacatagtaagcgctcaataaatacgactgatgatgatgatgttgttactTTGCGGATTTAGGTCTCGGGGCCCTCGCCCCAAATTGTTTTGTTTCGCCgcctggtctcccccttctagacggcgagcccgttgtcgggtcgggaccgtcgctagatgctgccgacttgggcttcccgagcgcttagtccagtgctccgcacgcgggaagcgcccaataaatccgaccgaatggaatgaatggaaggcccccccccccccgctcaccAATTTCCCGAGCGCATCAACTCAAAGGCCTCGTTGATTCGGTCGAAGGGCAGGGTGTGAGTGACGAATTCGTCCACCCGGATCTTCTTGGCCATGTAGTCGTCCACCAGCTTGGGGACGCTCTCCACGCTCTTCCACCCTGCAAGAAACCCAGCAGcgggtggggaatcaatcaatcaatcaatcaatagtatttattgagcgcttactatgtgcagagcactgtacgagggaGGCGCCCCACAGGGCCGGCCCACCGAGGCAGCGGGGCCtcgtggctacagcccgggcctccGAGTcgcgtcccggctccgccactcgccggctgggtgactccaggcaagtcgcgtcacttctctgcgcctcagttccctcatctggaaaatggggatgaagactgtgatcccccccaccgtgggacaacctgatcaccttgtaacctccccagcgcttagaacagtgtaagtgcttaataaatgccatcattattactattcttctctgggcctcagttccctcatctgtaaattggggatgaagactgtgaccgccccccgtgggacaacctgatcaccttgtaacctccccagcgctcagaacagtgcttggcacatagtaagcacttaataaatgccattattattattctctgggcctcagttccctcatctgtaaattggggatgaagaccgtgagccccacgttggacaacctgatcaccttgtaacctccccagcgcttagaacagtgctttgcacgtagtaagcgcttaataaatgccattattattattctctgggcctcagttccctcatctgtaaattggggatgaagaccatgagccccacgtgggacaacctgatcgccttgtaacctccccagcgcttagaacagtgctgtgcacatggtgagtgcttaataaatgccatcattattattattattctctgggcctcagttctctcatctgtaaattggggatgaagaccgtgagccccacgtgggacaacctgatcaccttgtaacctccccagtgcttagaacagtgctttgcacatagtaagcgcttaataaatgccatcattattattataattctctgggcctcagttacctcatctgtaaaatggggatgaagactgtgagtcccacgtgggacaacctgatcaccttgtatctatcccagcgcttagaacaatgcttggcacatagtaagcacttaacattattagtattaataatcctggctccaccgcatgttcattcattcattcaatggtatttattgagcgcttactgtgtgcggagcactgtactaagcgcttgggaagtacaagttggcaacatacagagacggtccctacccgacaacgggctcacagtctagaagggggagacagacaacaaaacaaaacatgtggacagatgtcaagtcatcagaataaatagaaataaaactagatgcacatcattaacaaaataaatagaatagtaaatatgtacaagtaaaataaagagtaatgaccccatgaactctccatgaccccactcgtgtcctcatatgacccccatgaactctctgtgaccccatttgtgtcctcggatgaccccactttcaattttgaaattgagaaaaatttCAAAAAGCAGGTTAATGtctcatttcacctcaaatgacctgatgaactctctgtgaccccacttgtgtcctcagatgaccccatgaactctccgtgacctcatttgtgtcctcagatgaccccatttttACTTTCGAAATTGAGAAAAATTTCAGAAGCCCGATTtttcctcaaatgaccccatgaactctccgtgaccccgctcgtgtcctcagatgacccccatgaactctccgtgacctcatttatgtcctcagatgaccccatttttacttttgaaattgagaaaaatttcagaaacccatttaatgtcccatttgtcctcaaatgaccccatgaactctccatggccccattcgtgtcctcagatgacctcatgaactctccctgactttgtacagatttattcctctactttacttgtccatatttactattctattttattttgttaatgatgtgcctttagctttacttctatttattctgatgacttgacacccgtccgcatgttttgttttgttgtctgtctcccccttctagactgtgagcctgttgtcgggtagggaccatctctatatgttgccaagttgtactttccgagcgcttagtacagtgctcggcacacagtaagcactcaacaaatacgactgaatgaatgaaggaatgaatctgtgtcctcggatgaccccactttcacttattcaaTTGGGAAAATTTTCAGGAAGCAGCTCAACGTTCCAGTTTCACCTCAagtgaccccatgaactctccgtgaccccactcgCGTCCTCGGATGACCCTATGAACCCTCTGTGACCCCCAttagtgtcctcagatgaccccacgtTCACTTATGAAATCGGAAAAAATTGTTTTGAGAAACGTTGGGGTGAATGTCCAATTTCCTAGTAGTACCAATGAAGCAGAATTTAGCACTCGGGGTAGTAAAAATCATTTGGACCCAATCTTTAAATACCATTCAACAGTTTGGCAATTTTGATTGATGGATCACGGATTTCTACATATTCCTACTTTGTCACTGTCTCCtagactgtcgggtagggaccgtctctctacgttgccaacttggacttcccaagcgcttagtacagtgctctgcacacggtaagcgctcagtaaatatgacaatgaatggatgaaaaatcGTGACTTTGAAGAGTGACTCAACAACAGAATGGGAAGCAGTGAATAGAATTTTCACAGAAACTATGAAGATTTAGGAAATTGCTTAGCATTTGTACCTAATGTCAGGAAGTGTGTCATTCCCGTTCGAAGGGAAGTGGTTagtcctagtcattcattcattcaatcgtatttattgagcgctaactgtgtgcagggcactgtactgagcgctggggaagtgcaagtcggcaacatacagacccaacagcgggctcacagtctggaagtcatcacaataatgatgatggcatttgttaagcgcttactatgtgccaagcactgttctatataggCTAAGAAACAAAGCTTTTGGTCCCAGAAGGCAGCTACCATCCCATATTCTAATTCTCTACGTCTGAGAGCCAAGCATTTTGACGTTATGACCTAACTAATCgaggttttgtttcgttgtccgtctcccccttctagactgtgagcccgctactgggtagggaccgtctctatatgttgcccacttggacttcccaagtgcttagtacagtgctctgcacatagggagcgctcaataaatacgactgaatgaatgaatgaatgaaaagggaagcGCCGTAATGGAGAGAAGATGCGTGGTCCCATTTCTGCCACCTAACTAATCGAGGAAAGAGCCGTAACGGAAAGACGACGCGCGGTCCCCTTTCCGCCACCTAATCGAGGTAAGCGCCGTAATGGAAAGACGACGCGTGGTCCCCCTTCCCGCCACCTAACTAATCGAGGAAAGCGCTGTAACGGGAAGATGATGCGCGGTCCCCTTCCCGCCACCTAACTAATCGAGGAAAGCGCCGTAACGGAAAGACGACACGTGGTCCCCTTTCCGCCACCTAATCGAGGAAAGCGCCGTAACGGAAAGATGACGCGTGGTCCCCTTCCCGCCACCTAAATAATCGAGGTAAGCGCCGTAACGGAAAGACGACGCGCGGTCCCCTTCCCGCCACCTAATCCAAATACCCACAACCGTAAGGAGACAAATGATTAGCGTTTCTTGAATCACCACACATTCCCAATACCCCAAGGGTTCCGCTGCGAAAAGACAGTCGAGTTTAATAACAAAAAATGGTTATTTTTAAGagggtctgggcctcagtttcctcgcctgtaaaaaggggattaaatgccggccctctccctcctcccccggagGAAGCTCGTCCCAAACCCGGGGTCCCCCGGCGTCCCGTTACCTCCGAAGGCGGTGCCTTTCCAAGTGCGGCCAGTGACCAGCTGGAAGGGGCGCGTGGCGATCTCCTGGCCGGACGCCGCCACCCCGACGATGACGCTGACCCCCCAGCCTTTGTGGCAGGACTCCAGGGCGGCTCTCTGCGGGTGGGCGGGCGGCGAATCCCCCCGGCTGTGAGCCGGCCACGCTCCCGGGCGGGAAAGCGAGCCACCGGGACCCCCCAACCCGGGGGAATCTTCCGCCTTGACCGTGGACAGgatccacccccaccccgggggccgGAGGGTCGGGGCAGGGCAGTTGCTCGCCCCCCAAACTGTCCCCCCGAAAGGCCCTCCTCTCCCTTAATAGTAACGGTATTTTGGTCCCAgaccaaatataataattattattatttagacccagaccaataatcatcatcatcatcatcaatcgtatttattgagcgtttactatgtgcagagcactggactaagcgcttgggaagtccaagttggcaacatctagagacagtccctacccaacagcgggctcacagtctaaaagggggagacggagaacaaaaccaaacatactaacaaaataaaataaatagaatagatatgtacaagtaaaatagagtaaataatggtatttattaagcacttactatgtgcaaagcactggggagattacaaggtgatcaggttgtcccacggggggctcacagtcttcatcctcattttacagacaaggggactgaggcccagagagacttgcccaaagccacacagcggacaagtggcggagccgggatttgaacccatgacctctgactccaaagcccgggctctttccactgagccacgctgcttctccacctcccttccccaactttgaaagcccccagcgcttagtacagtgctttgcatatagtaagcgcttaataaatgccatcattattattactattagccccccatgggacaacctgatcaccttataacctctccagcgcttggtacagtgctttgcacatagtaagcacttgataaatgccattattattattattattattattattattagtcccccatgggacaacctgatcaccttgtaacctccccagcgcttggtacagtgctttgcacatagtaagcgcttgataaatgccatcattattattattattattagtcccccgtgggacaacctgatcaccttgtaacctccccagcacttagaacagtgctttgcacataggaagcatttaataaatgccatcattattattattagtcccccgtgggacaacctgatcaccttgtaacctccccagcgcttggtacagtgctttgcacatagtaagcgcttgataaatgccatcattattattattattattagtcccccgtgggacaacctgatcaccttgtaacctccccagcacttagaacagtgctttgcacataggaagcatttaataaatgccatcattattattattagtcccccgtgggacaacctgatcaccttgtaacctccccagcgcttagaacagtgctttgcgcatagtaagcgcttaataaatgccatcattattattattagtcccccatggggcaacctgatcatcttgttacctccccagcgcttggtacagtgctttgcacatagtaagcacttgataaatgccattattattattattattagtcccccgtgggacaacctgatcaccttgtaacctccccagcgcttggtacagtgcttcgcacatagtaagcgcttgataaatgccatcattattattattattattagtcccccatgcgacaacctgatcaccttgcaacctccccagcgcttagaacagtgctttgcacatagtaggtgcgtaCTAAATgccttcatttatttttatttttagtcaaggccagctcaacttcaagcaacACAACGATCCTTTACACTCTGTTAGCTCAACGTTCGTAATAATCAGGACATTACACTAGGAGAAATACTTTAGAGAAATactatacttctagactgtgagcccactgtctctctatgttgccaacttggacctcccaagcgcttagtacagtgctctgcacacagtaagcgctcaataaatacgactgattgatcgatctgaaaaatggggatgaagaccgtgagccccccgtgggacaacctgatcaccttgtaacctccccagcgctatatgctgccaacttggacttcccaggcgcgtagtacagtgctctgcacgcagtaagcgctcgataaatatgattgattgattgatcgatctgaaagatggggataaagaccgtgagccccccgtgggacaacctgatcgccttgtaacctccccagcgctatatgttgccaacttgggacttcccaagcgcgtagtacagtgctctgcacgcagtaagcgctcgataaatacgattgattgattgatcgatctgaaagatggggatgaagaccgtgagccccccgtgggacaacctgattgccttgtaacctccccagtgctatatgttgccaacgtggacttcccaagcgcttagtgaagtgctctgcacacagtaagcgctcgataaatacgattgattgattgatcgatctgaaagatggggatgaagaccgtgagccccccgtgggacaacctgatcgccttggaacctccccagcgctatatgctgccaacttggacttcccaagcgcgtagtacagtgctctgcacacagtaagcgctcgataaatacgattgattgattgatcgatctgaaagatggggatgaagaccgtgagccccccgtgggacaacctgatcgccttgtaacctccccagcgctatatgctgccaacttggacttcccaagcgcgtagtacagtgccctgcacgcagtaagcgcttgataaatacgattgattgatctgaaaaatggggatgaagaccgtgagccccccgtgggacaacctgatcgccttgtaacctccccagcgctatatgctgccaacttggacttcccaagcgcttagtgaagtgctctgcacgcagtaagcgctcgataaatacgattgaatgaacagtgctttgcacataaatccgattgatcggGACCCCAGCTGGGCAGCAGCCGAGGACCCCCCCGAGGggcgaggacgtgggcccggCCCGCACGCACCATGACGCCGACGTTGCCGATGCACTCGAAGGAGAAGTCCACTCCCCCGTCGGTCATTTCGACCAGCACCTCCTGGATGGGCTTCTCGTAGTCCCGGGGGTTGAGGCACTCGGTGGCTCCCAGCTCCCTGGCCTTGGCGAACTTGTCCGCGTTGACGTCCACGCCGATGACGCGGGCCGCCCCGGCCGCCCGGCACCCCATGACGGCCGCCAGGCCCACGCCCCCCAGCCCGAAGACGGCGCAGGTGGAGCCGGGTTCCACCTGGAGCGGGGCGGACACGGACGCCGGGCCGCCCGCTGACTTTTAGTCGGCCGTGGGGTagcgaccgcctctatatgttgccaacttggacttcccaagcgcttagcacagtgctctgcacacagtaggcgctcaataaatacgactgattgatagattgattgacccctggctCTGCCGGGCCCGTCCCGCTAACGGCTGGGACGATCCGGCGGCCGCCCGCTCACCCCCGGGACCAACCGCGTCGTCAACCGGGCCGGACTTGGGGGGACGGCCCCACGGCGGGGAGACCGCTTGACCGGCTACTTAGAGGACACCGGATGATCCTTACCCTGGAGAAGGGGCACCGCCAGTGACCAAACCCCCCAGAACTAAGAGCGTCAGGGCAGGCggaagcaacagagaagcagcgtggctcagtggaaagagcccgggccttggagttggagatcatgggttcaaatcccgctccgccacttagctgtgtgactttgggccagccgcttcccttctctgtgcctcaggtccctcatctagcccactgttgggtagggaccgtctctatatgttgccaacttgtacttcccaagtgcttggtacagtgctctgcacacagtaagcgctcaaatacggttgattgcttgattgattgatctgaaaaatggggattaagaccgtgagccccccgtgggacaacctgatcaccttgtaacctccgcagcgcttagaacagtgctttgcacatagtaagtgcttaataaatgccattattattattattattattattagcagaagcAGATAAACACCCCATGGCAAATAGggctaagtaataatgatggtatttgttcagtgcttactccgtgctaggcactgtaccaaatgctgggctgcgtatgagcaaatcgggtcggacacagtccctgtcccgcatggggttcacactcttaataataataataatggcatttattaagcacttactatgtgcaaagcactgttctaagcgctgggggggatacaaggtgatcaggttgtcccacggagggctcacaatcaatcccattttacagatgagggacctgaggcccagagaaggaagcgacttgcccaaggttgggattagaacccattgctttctcgctcccaagcccgggctgtatccgctacgccatactgcttcccaagtaataataataataataatgataataataataataataatgataatgataataataataataataacaacaatgttggcacttgttaagcgcttactatgtgcaaagcactgttctaagcgcttggggggatacaaagtgatcagcttgtcccacgtggggctcacagtcttaatccccattttccagatgaggtacctgaggctcagagaagtgaagtgacttgcccaaggtcacacagcagacgtgtggcggagccggcatccgaacccacgacctctgactccaaagcccgggctctttccactgagccacgctgctttcaaggAGACGCAGACGTGGCCAatgcgagggggagggggggggggtcggggcgCGGGATTAATCCGGCAACGCTTCCCGGAGGGAGCTAAAACGGATGCCGCAGACGGGGAGGGAGCCGGCTCGGCGTCGCCTACGGTTTCCGGGCTTCCGTGCCGGTTGGTCTCTCCCATCCCCGCCCGTCCTCCGGGCCGGGTCAAGGGATGGCAGGGGCGGCCCTGCCGCGCATCCGTACAACCCCgcgcggaggcggaggcggaggcggaggcggtcCGGCCTCACCTGGGCCGTGTTGAGCGCCGCTCCGTAGCCGGTGGCCACGCCGCAGCCCAGCAGGCAGACGCGGTCCGGGGGCGCCGAGGGCTCCACCTTGGCCAAGGAGATGTCGGCCACCACGCTGTACTCCGCGAACGTGCTGGTCCCCATGAAGTGGAACAGCGGGCGGCCCCGGCAGCTGA encodes the following:
- the LOC119947646 gene encoding alcohol dehydrogenase class-3, with protein sequence MANKVIKCRAAVAWEAGKPLSLEEVELEPPKAHEVRIKILATAVCHTDAYTLSGADPEGRFPVVLGHEGAGVVESVGDGVTKFKPGDTVIPLYIPQCGDCKFCRNPKTNLCQKIRVTQGQGLMPDGSSRFSCRGRPLFHFMGTSTFAEYSVVADISLAKVEPSAPPDRVCLLGCGVATGYGAALNTAQVEPGSTCAVFGLGGVGLAAVMGCRAAGAARVIGVDVNADKFAKARELGATECLNPRDYEKPIQEVLVEMTDGGVDFSFECIGNVGVMRAALESCHKGWGVSVIVGVAASGQEIATRPFQLVTGRTWKGTAFGGWKSVESVPKLVDDYMAKKIRVDEFVTHTLPFDRINEAFELMRSGNCIRCVLKF